In Bacillus sp. SB49, a single window of DNA contains:
- the hisIE gene encoding bifunctional phosphoribosyl-AMP cyclohydrolase/phosphoribosyl-ATP diphosphatase HisIE: MNMSDVKYDEKGLVPAIVQDARSKTVLTLAYMSEESLKETLRKEETVFYSRSREELWYKGQTSGNTQRVTSIHYDCDQDALLVQVIPAGPACHKGDYSCFSEELTNTGVEPKEERYQILDTLQTILAERKASLPEDSYTGQLFAEGIDRIAKKIGEEAGEVIIAAKNDDPKELAMESADLLFHLMMVLTDCGVPLDEVLKVLEQRHS, translated from the coding sequence ATGAATATGAGCGATGTGAAGTACGATGAAAAGGGCTTGGTCCCTGCGATTGTCCAGGATGCAAGATCTAAAACTGTATTGACACTTGCTTACATGAGTGAAGAATCTTTGAAAGAAACCCTTCGTAAAGAAGAAACGGTGTTTTACAGTCGCTCCAGAGAAGAACTTTGGTACAAGGGTCAGACTTCCGGGAATACGCAGCGTGTAACAAGTATCCACTATGACTGTGATCAGGATGCCTTGCTCGTACAGGTTATCCCGGCTGGTCCTGCCTGTCATAAAGGGGACTACAGCTGTTTTTCAGAGGAACTGACAAACACAGGCGTAGAGCCTAAAGAAGAGCGGTATCAGATTCTTGATACACTGCAGACGATTCTTGCAGAACGGAAAGCATCACTCCCTGAGGATTCTTATACAGGGCAGCTGTTTGCAGAAGGCATCGACAGAATCGCTAAGAAAATAGGAGAAGAAGCCGGGGAAGTGATTATCGCAGCGAAGAACGACGATCCGAAAGAACTGGCTATGGAATCGGCCGATCTTCTGTTCCACTTGATGATGGTTCTGACGGATTGTGGTGTTCCTCTTGATGAAGTGCTGAAAGTGTTGGAGCAGAGACACTCCTGA
- the trxB gene encoding thioredoxin-disulfide reductase, whose product MTEERIYDVIIAGAGPAGMTAAVYASRANLDTLMIERGVPGGQMANTEDVENYPGYESILGPDLSNKMFEHAKKFGAEYAYGDIKEVIDGKEYKTVRAGNKEYKARAVIVTTGAQYKELGVPGEKELGGRGVSYCAVCDGAFFRDKELVVVGGGDSAVEEGVYLTRFASKVTIIHRRDELRAQKILQDRAFDNDKIEFIWDTVVKSINDKDGKVGSVTLHNNKTGETQEFDTNGAFIYIGMNPLSKPFESLGITNEQGYIETDENMETKVPGIFAAGDIREKELRQIVTATGDGSIAAQSAQHYIENLLEELKVVN is encoded by the coding sequence ATGACGGAAGAACGTATTTATGATGTAATCATTGCAGGAGCCGGTCCTGCTGGAATGACTGCTGCCGTATACGCTTCCCGTGCCAACCTGGATACGCTTATGATTGAACGCGGCGTACCCGGCGGTCAGATGGCAAACACGGAAGATGTAGAGAACTATCCTGGATATGAAAGCATTCTTGGTCCGGACCTTTCCAATAAAATGTTCGAGCACGCGAAGAAATTCGGTGCGGAGTATGCGTACGGAGATATTAAAGAAGTTATAGACGGCAAGGAATATAAGACGGTCCGTGCCGGTAATAAGGAGTATAAAGCCCGTGCTGTCATCGTGACGACCGGCGCCCAGTATAAAGAACTAGGTGTACCGGGTGAAAAAGAGCTCGGAGGTCGTGGTGTGTCCTATTGCGCGGTGTGTGACGGAGCTTTCTTCCGTGATAAAGAACTCGTCGTTGTAGGAGGCGGAGATTCCGCTGTAGAAGAAGGGGTATATCTCACTCGCTTTGCCAGCAAAGTTACGATTATACACCGTCGCGATGAGCTTCGTGCACAGAAAATCCTTCAAGACCGTGCATTTGATAACGATAAGATCGAATTCATCTGGGATACGGTTGTTAAATCCATCAATGATAAAGACGGGAAAGTGGGAAGTGTCACACTTCACAACAATAAAACAGGCGAAACGCAGGAATTTGATACGAACGGTGCATTCATTTATATTGGAATGAATCCTCTGAGTAAGCCCTTTGAAAGCCTTGGGATTACGAATGAACAAGGGTATATTGAAACAGACGAAAACATGGAAACGAAAGTTCCTGGTATTTTTGCAGCCGGGGATATTCGTGAGAAAGAGCTGCGGCAAATCGTCACTGCGACTGGTGACGGCAGTATCGCCGCTCAATCTGCGCAGCACTATATCGAGAACCTTTTAGAAGAATTGAAAGTGGTCAATTAA
- the hisF gene encoding imidazole glycerol phosphate synthase subunit HisF: MLSKRIIPCLDVKEGRVVKGIQFVDIRDAGDPVELAKVYDEQGADELVFLDISATHEGKKTMIDVVRAVASELAIPFTVGGGIRTLEDMKETLRNGADKVSLNSAAVLRPDLIREGSDFFGSQCIVLAIDARYDEEAGDWRVYTHGGRTPTDWLVTEWAEEGVRLGAGEILLTSMNKDGEKTGFDLPLLKAVQQVVSVPVIASGGAGHAEHFHEVFTEVDADAALAASIFHYKETSVANVKTYLKEKGVPVR; the protein is encoded by the coding sequence ATGTTATCGAAACGGATCATTCCATGTTTGGATGTAAAAGAGGGACGGGTTGTCAAAGGTATCCAATTTGTCGACATCCGTGATGCCGGTGATCCTGTGGAACTGGCGAAGGTGTATGATGAACAAGGAGCGGACGAACTGGTCTTCCTTGACATTTCCGCAACCCATGAAGGGAAGAAAACGATGATTGACGTCGTAAGGGCTGTCGCTTCCGAGCTTGCGATACCGTTCACTGTAGGTGGCGGCATTCGCACCCTTGAAGATATGAAGGAGACGCTTCGGAACGGCGCGGACAAGGTGTCCCTTAATTCCGCAGCAGTATTACGGCCGGATTTAATACGAGAAGGTTCAGATTTTTTCGGCAGTCAATGCATCGTGCTTGCCATTGATGCAAGGTATGACGAAGAAGCGGGAGACTGGAGGGTTTACACGCACGGCGGGAGGACACCGACAGACTGGCTTGTGACCGAATGGGCGGAAGAAGGAGTTCGACTGGGTGCCGGTGAAATCCTCCTTACTTCCATGAATAAAGATGGCGAAAAAACCGGATTTGACCTTCCGCTATTGAAAGCTGTTCAGCAAGTCGTCTCCGTTCCTGTTATTGCTTCCGGAGGAGCGGGGCACGCCGAACATTTTCATGAAGTATTCACGGAGGTCGATGCAGACGCTGCCCTGGCAGCTTCGATCTTCCATTATAAAGAAACATCCGTAGCAAATGTGAAAACCTATTTGAAGGAAAAAGGAGTGCCGGTGCGATGA
- the rapZ gene encoding RNase adapter RapZ: MDTDETQLVIITGMSGAGKTVAVQSFEDLGFFCVDNLPPALLPKFLELMKDSSNNIQNVALVMDLRGREFFDSLFDSLDRLGKEEWLQEHILFLDAEDQSLVSRYKETRRSHPLAKDGLPLEGIRKERKMLDELRGRSQKIIDTTTLKPKELREQIIENYRQREQQVFSVQMVSFGFKYGVPIDADLMFDVRFLPNPHYVEHMRPLTGLNTEVSSYVFKWSDTQKFLEKLKDLLQFMLPQYKREGKSQLVVAIGCTGGQHRSVALAEHLCEYFSSDFVTHVTHRDIEKRKGR, from the coding sequence ATGGATACAGATGAAACGCAGTTAGTCATTATCACAGGAATGTCAGGCGCAGGAAAAACTGTGGCTGTTCAAAGTTTTGAAGATCTCGGTTTTTTTTGTGTCGATAATTTACCACCCGCTCTCCTTCCAAAGTTCCTGGAACTGATGAAAGATTCGAGCAATAATATACAAAACGTGGCTCTTGTCATGGATCTGCGTGGAAGAGAATTCTTTGATTCCTTATTTGACTCGCTGGACCGGCTGGGTAAAGAAGAGTGGTTGCAGGAGCATATTCTATTTCTCGACGCAGAGGATCAATCACTTGTGTCCCGCTATAAAGAAACAAGGCGTTCTCATCCACTTGCGAAAGACGGGCTTCCCCTTGAAGGGATAAGGAAAGAACGTAAGATGTTGGATGAGCTTCGGGGAAGATCTCAGAAAATCATTGACACCACCACATTAAAGCCTAAAGAATTACGTGAACAAATCATAGAGAACTATCGTCAGAGAGAACAGCAGGTCTTTTCTGTCCAGATGGTGTCGTTCGGTTTTAAGTACGGGGTGCCTATTGATGCAGATCTAATGTTTGACGTTCGTTTTCTCCCAAACCCCCATTACGTGGAACACATGCGTCCTCTAACCGGATTGAATACAGAGGTGTCTTCGTATGTTTTTAAATGGTCGGACACTCAGAAATTCCTTGAGAAATTGAAGGATCTTCTCCAATTCATGCTTCCCCAGTATAAAAGGGAAGGAAAGAGCCAGCTCGTAGTTGCGATCGGTTGTACAGGCGGTCAGCACCGCTCTGTCGCATTGGCCGAGCATTTGTGCGAATATTTCTCCTCAGACTTTGTCACCCACGTGACTCATCGAGACATTGAGAAGAGAAAGGGTCGGTAA
- a CDS encoding tetratricopeptide repeat protein: MTTSLKETAAQKDTNIIPFLPSGSFYFTHGIQAFKKRRFSAAVKWLKKAMEASPDEPLYQCQLSVVYTEVGSYHAANQVLTEVLAQFGKEYVDCYYLMANNYAHLGLLSDAKKYVETYLEQAEDGEFEDAALQLRDMLDNLEEEDEEDDWAFEDEDELLIYQETAFYHLEHEEWPQALSVLEEMMESFPEFSLAKHKYAYALFMNGDQEAALEFERSILEEDHSNIQSYVNLAVFLLKQGKTEEAMNYVRLLRNVYPMHEQQKVAIAEILTRAGHYQEAVDRFRLLKDRQVTRRRGYYKWYSIAVYHTGNPSKALQLWEKGCKQFPKMADEGGPWEEV; this comes from the coding sequence ATGACGACATCACTAAAAGAAACAGCGGCACAAAAGGATACGAATATTATCCCATTTCTTCCATCAGGGTCGTTTTATTTCACCCATGGGATTCAGGCTTTCAAAAAGCGTCGTTTCAGTGCTGCTGTGAAGTGGCTGAAAAAAGCGATGGAAGCTTCTCCCGATGAACCGCTCTATCAGTGCCAACTTTCTGTCGTGTACACGGAAGTTGGTTCTTATCATGCTGCCAATCAGGTATTGACGGAAGTGTTGGCGCAGTTCGGCAAAGAATATGTCGATTGTTATTATTTGATGGCGAACAATTATGCACATCTTGGTCTTTTAAGTGACGCGAAGAAGTATGTAGAAACCTATTTGGAACAGGCAGAGGACGGAGAGTTCGAGGACGCTGCCTTACAGCTTCGGGACATGTTGGATAACTTAGAAGAAGAGGACGAAGAAGATGATTGGGCATTTGAAGATGAAGATGAACTTCTTATCTATCAGGAGACAGCTTTTTATCACCTAGAGCACGAAGAGTGGCCTCAGGCATTGAGTGTTCTGGAGGAAATGATGGAATCATTTCCGGAATTTTCGCTTGCGAAGCATAAATATGCCTATGCATTATTTATGAACGGCGATCAGGAGGCGGCTTTGGAATTTGAACGTTCGATATTGGAAGAAGATCATTCTAACATCCAAAGTTATGTGAATCTGGCCGTCTTTTTATTAAAACAGGGAAAGACGGAGGAAGCGATGAATTATGTCCGTCTGCTGCGTAATGTTTATCCGATGCATGAGCAACAGAAGGTGGCAATTGCCGAAATTCTTACAAGGGCGGGCCACTATCAGGAAGCCGTGGATCGGTTCCGTCTATTGAAGGATAGACAAGTGACTCGACGGAGAGGCTATTATAAATGGTACAGCATTGCTGTATATCATACAGGCAACCCTTCCAAGGCCCTTCAGCTTTGGGAAAAAGGCTGCAAACAGTTTCCTAAGATGGCGGATGAAGGCGGACCGTGGGAAGAGGTATAA
- a CDS encoding gluconeogenesis factor YvcK family protein, translating to MDKKTKPRVVVVGGGTGMPVLLRGLKYLPIDLSAIVTVADDGGSSGRLRTEMAIPAPGDIRNVVAALSDAEPMLLELFQHRFSNGNGLSGHSMGNLLLAAMASMTGDFYQGIKEISRVLNVRGNIYPIANHSMSLHAEMEDGTIVTGESLIPKQNKRIKKVFVSPTPVQPLPEAVEAINAADLIVISPGSLYTSILPNIIIPEIGEALRETKAKVTYICNVMTQEGETSGYTAADHIQALFDHIGEGVLQSVIVHNQPIDRGVRKAYAEENAEPVVYDIDRIKSMGIEVIEEDIIDRSKPMLRHDTEKIARLLQSML from the coding sequence ATGGATAAGAAAACGAAACCACGCGTCGTCGTCGTAGGAGGCGGGACTGGAATGCCGGTCTTGTTACGCGGTTTGAAGTATCTGCCCATTGATTTATCCGCAATTGTTACCGTAGCAGACGACGGAGGCAGCTCGGGGCGTCTGCGGACGGAAATGGCAATCCCGGCTCCTGGTGATATTCGAAACGTGGTAGCTGCGTTGTCGGATGCAGAACCAATGCTTCTGGAATTGTTTCAGCACAGATTCTCAAATGGGAACGGCTTATCCGGTCACTCTATGGGAAACCTTTTACTGGCTGCGATGGCATCGATGACCGGGGACTTCTATCAGGGTATTAAAGAAATCTCCCGGGTGCTGAATGTGCGCGGAAACATATACCCGATCGCCAATCATTCGATGAGCCTGCATGCAGAAATGGAAGACGGAACCATTGTTACAGGTGAATCGCTCATTCCTAAGCAGAATAAAAGGATCAAGAAGGTGTTTGTAAGCCCTACACCGGTGCAGCCACTTCCGGAAGCGGTCGAAGCAATCAATGCTGCAGACTTGATTGTCATCTCTCCGGGGAGCCTGTATACCAGTATCCTTCCAAATATCATCATCCCGGAAATTGGAGAGGCATTAAGGGAAACGAAAGCAAAAGTGACGTATATCTGCAATGTGATGACCCAGGAAGGGGAAACTTCCGGTTATACGGCAGCAGATCACATCCAGGCACTGTTCGATCATATCGGTGAAGGTGTACTCCAGTCGGTCATTGTCCATAATCAGCCGATTGATCGAGGTGTCAGGAAGGCATACGCCGAGGAAAATGCAGAACCGGTAGTTTATGACATCGATCGGATCAAATCGATGGGAATAGAAGTAATAGAAGAAGACATCATAGACAGGAGCAAGCCAATGCTTCGTCATGATACAGAGAAAATTGCCCGTTTACTGCAATCCATGCTTTAA
- a CDS encoding 8-oxo-dGTP diphosphatase, with product MQRVANCVLHVNDYVLLLKKPRRGWYVAPGGKMEAGENIKDSAVREFWEETGLTVTDPEMRGSFTFVMREEGTTVQEWMMFTFYSTSYTGELLEISEEGELEWVHVDDVLQKPMAEGDREIFRHLLNSKEQVYGTFVYTTDFQLLDKELDPSQPEK from the coding sequence ATGCAACGTGTAGCAAACTGTGTATTACATGTGAATGATTATGTACTGTTATTGAAAAAGCCGCGCCGAGGATGGTATGTAGCACCGGGCGGGAAAATGGAAGCAGGCGAAAACATCAAAGATTCAGCTGTCCGTGAATTTTGGGAAGAGACGGGATTGACCGTCACAGATCCTGAAATGCGCGGTTCTTTCACGTTCGTCATGCGTGAAGAAGGAACGACCGTTCAGGAATGGATGATGTTCACTTTTTACAGCACTTCCTATACAGGAGAACTCCTTGAAATCAGCGAAGAAGGTGAACTGGAGTGGGTACACGTAGACGACGTGCTTCAAAAGCCGATGGCTGAAGGAGACCGGGAAATTTTCCGCCATCTTCTCAACAGTAAGGAACAAGTATATGGAACATTTGTATATACGACGGACTTCCAGTTGCTTGATAAGGAACTGGACCCGTCTCAGCCTGAAAAATGA
- the clpP gene encoding ATP-dependent Clp endopeptidase proteolytic subunit ClpP, producing the protein MNLVPTVIEQTNRGERAYDIYSRLLKDRIIMLGSPIDDNIANSVVSQLLFLAADDPEKDISLYINSPGGSITAGMAIYDTMQFIKPDVSTICTGMAASMGAFLLNAGEPGKRYALPNSEVMIHQPLGGTQGQATDIEIHAKRIIKMREKLNQILSERTGQPIEVIERDTDRDNFMSAHEAVEYGLIDKVMTKVTDK; encoded by the coding sequence ATGAATCTAGTCCCAACAGTTATTGAACAGACAAACCGTGGAGAGCGTGCTTACGACATTTACTCCCGCTTACTTAAAGACCGTATCATCATGCTCGGCAGCCCGATCGATGATAATATCGCGAACTCTGTCGTTTCCCAGCTGCTATTCCTTGCAGCTGATGATCCGGAGAAAGATATCTCTCTATACATTAACTCTCCGGGTGGATCTATTACCGCAGGTATGGCCATCTATGATACGATGCAGTTCATCAAGCCTGATGTATCCACCATCTGTACAGGTATGGCAGCGTCTATGGGTGCGTTCCTCCTTAATGCAGGAGAACCCGGCAAACGTTACGCACTTCCTAACAGTGAAGTAATGATCCACCAGCCGCTTGGAGGTACGCAAGGACAAGCGACGGACATCGAGATTCACGCGAAACGAATTATTAAAATGCGTGAAAAATTAAACCAAATCCTTTCCGAGCGTACAGGTCAGCCGATTGAAGTAATCGAGCGCGACACAGACCGCGACAACTTTATGTCCGCACATGAAGCGGTAGAGTATGGTTTGATTGATAAGGTTATGACAAAAGTTACAGACAAATAA
- a CDS encoding HPr family phosphocarrier protein: MIEKQVKIELDTGLQARPAAQFVQEANKFSADVFIEKAEKRVNAKSIMGLMSLAVGTDEEIKLIADGTDEQEAIERLTAFVKN; encoded by the coding sequence ATGATTGAGAAACAAGTGAAAATTGAATTGGACACAGGGCTTCAGGCAAGACCGGCCGCGCAGTTTGTCCAGGAAGCCAACAAGTTTTCTGCTGATGTGTTTATAGAAAAGGCGGAGAAGCGTGTAAATGCGAAAAGCATTATGGGATTAATGAGTCTTGCTGTCGGAACAGACGAAGAAATCAAATTGATTGCTGACGGTACAGATGAACAGGAAGCGATAGAGCGTCTGACAGCATTCGTGAAGAATTGA
- the whiA gene encoding DNA-binding protein WhiA produces the protein MSFASEIKKELTNVESDTHCMESELAALVRMNGTFSFSNREYILDVQTENAAIARRIYTLIKKLYPYPVELLVRKKMRLKKNNVYIVRLTENAKIVLEDLEILKGPLSINPEIPEKYLQETCCKRAYLRGAFLAGGSVNNPETSSYHLEIYSSDEEHNEALCTLMNSFGLHARTLSRKKGYITYLKEADKITELISNIGAHQALFKFEDVRIVRDMRNSVNRLVNCETANLNKTIGAAFRQVENIKFIKRTVGLEALPDKLQEIAMLRLQYQEVSLKELGEYVSGGAISKSGINHRLRKIDEFAEKVRRGEVAENSRN, from the coding sequence ATGTCATTTGCATCAGAAATTAAGAAAGAATTGACGAATGTAGAGTCGGATACACATTGCATGGAATCAGAATTGGCGGCTTTAGTGAGAATGAACGGGACGTTTTCCTTCTCAAATCGAGAATATATCCTCGATGTCCAAACGGAAAATGCGGCTATTGCGAGGAGAATCTATACGCTCATCAAGAAGCTCTATCCCTACCCGGTAGAACTGCTTGTTAGGAAAAAAATGCGTTTGAAAAAGAATAATGTCTATATTGTCAGGCTGACGGAGAATGCGAAAATCGTTCTGGAGGACTTGGAAATATTAAAGGGGCCGCTGTCGATAAATCCTGAGATTCCCGAGAAGTATTTGCAAGAAACCTGCTGTAAACGTGCATACTTGAGAGGCGCATTTCTTGCAGGGGGATCTGTTAACAATCCAGAGACATCTTCCTATCACTTAGAGATTTACTCATCCGATGAGGAACACAACGAAGCGTTGTGTACGTTGATGAACAGTTTCGGTCTTCATGCACGCACTCTGAGCAGAAAAAAGGGCTATATCACGTATTTGAAAGAAGCAGATAAAATTACAGAATTGATTAGTAACATCGGAGCACACCAGGCTTTATTCAAATTCGAAGACGTACGTATTGTACGCGATATGCGAAACTCGGTGAACCGTCTCGTCAACTGCGAAACGGCGAATTTGAATAAAACGATCGGTGCAGCGTTCCGTCAGGTAGAGAACATCAAGTTCATAAAACGTACGGTTGGTTTAGAAGCTCTTCCGGATAAACTCCAGGAGATAGCTATGCTTCGGCTTCAATATCAGGAAGTTTCCTTGAAAGAACTGGGCGAGTATGTCTCGGGTGGTGCCATCAGCAAATCAGGAATCAATCATCGTTTACGGAAAATAGACGAGTTTGCTGAAAAGGTACGCAGAGGAGAAGTTGCAGAAAACTCAAGAAACTGA